A window of the Dunckerocampus dactyliophorus isolate RoL2022-P2 chromosome 21, RoL_Ddac_1.1, whole genome shotgun sequence genome harbors these coding sequences:
- the nup58 gene encoding nucleoporin p58/p45 isoform X2, producing MDHLSLQQFLLTQTSFCFLFPVRVRYDDVTARVFNSGSRWQSNAPAASTGGFSFGNALGTAAATPASTSSNTPSLGLGGSLFGQKPTGGFSFNSPATGAAAAPTAGLTLGAPASTTSVPTGFSLSFNKPTGSAAPFSLTATTTSATSVPAGAGLTFGSVLSTAPQQPVATGFTLGLGGTTTTTAAATVPSLGGSLFSSTAATGLGQTTLGGAGGGLTLGSLLSTSTGATAAPAPSIGLGGVDFSTSSEKKSDASSGTNAQDSKALKDENLPPVICQDVENFQKFVKEQKQVQEDISRMSSKAISKVQDDIKTLKQLLSISASGLQRQALAIDKLKLETAQELKNADIALRTQKTPPGLQHENTAPSDYFRCLVEQFEVQLQQYRQQIEELENHLTTQSSGSHITPQDLTMAMQKLYQTFVAQAAHLQSVHENVKILKHQYLSYRRAFLEDATDIFESKRVSTRKWQSTPRVTTGPAPFSSVPNAAAVAMAATLTQQQQPTPGTQAPLGGGFGNPFATAVGTSLGSTTLGGFGAGPGFGGVGTGGSSFAFTTTTKPTGGSLSAGFGGSNASGFNFSNPGINPSAGLTFGVSNQPATGFGTGAPMLQLKKPPAGNKRGKR from the exons ATGGATCATTTATCATTGCAGCAGTTCTTGTTGACTCAGACATCCTTTTGTTTCCTCTTTCCTGTCCGTGTCAGATACGACGACGTGACAGCACGTGTGTTCAATTCCGGAAGTCGGTGGCAGAGCAA TGCACCCGCGGCAAGTACTGGTGGCTTCTCCTTTGGAAATGCATTGGGTACAGCTGCTGCGACCCCTGCATCTACCTCCAGCAACACACCATCGCTTGGCCTAGGAGGAAGTCTATTTGGTCAGAAACCCACTGGGGGGTTTTCTTTTAATTCACCTGCCACAG GTGCCGCTGCTGCGCCTACTGCTGGTTTAACATTAG GTGCCCCAGCTTCCACGACATCAGTCCCCACTGGGTTTAGCCTGTCCTTCAACAAACCCACCGGCTCCGCCGCACCATTCTCTCTCACCGCAACTACCACCAGCGCCACATCAGTACCCGCTGGAGCAGGTTTAACATTCGGCTCCGTCTTGTCGACGGCGCCACAGCAACCCGTGGCAACAGGCTTCACGCTCGGCCTCGGCGGCACAACCACCACGACTGCTGCCGCAACAGTGCCGTCACTGGGCGGGAGCCTTTTTTCCAGCACTGCGGCTACAG GTTTGGGGCAAACCACGCTTGGAGGAGCAGGCGGAGGGTTAACATTAGGTTCTTTATTAAGCACGTCAACAGGAGCCACGGCAGCACCTGCTCCCAGTATTGGCTTGGGTGGGGTGGACTTCAGTACGTCCTCTGAGAAAAAGAGTGACGCATCATCTGGAACCAATGCCCA GGACAGTAAAGCTTTAAAGGATGAGAACCTGCCCCCAGTCATTTGTCAAGATGTTGAGAATTTCCA aaAATTTGTCAAAGAGCAGAAGCAGGTTCAGGAGGACATCAGCAGGATGTCATCTAAGGCAATATCCAAAGTGCAAGATGACATCAAGACCCTCAAACAGCTTCTGTCTATCAGTGCCAGCGGCCTGCAGCGCCAAGCTTTGGCCATTGACAAGCTGAAGCTGGAGACGGCACAg GAGCTGAAAAATGCTGACATAGCCCTTCGTACACAAAAGACACCCCCGGGTCTTCAGCATGAGAACACAGCGCCGTCTGA cTATTTTCGCTGCCTGGTGGAGCAGTTTGAGGTGCAGCTGCAGCAGTACCGGCAGCAAATAGAAGAGCTGGAGAACCACCTGACCACACAGAGTAGTGGCTCTCACATAACCCCTCAAG ACCTGACTATGGCCATGCAGAAGTTGTACCAGACCTTCGTTGCACAGGCTGCCCACCTCCAGTCTGTCCACGAGAATGTAAAG ATCCTGAAGCACCAGTACCTTTCTTACCGCCGAGCCTTCCTGGAAGACGCGACAGACATCTTTGAATCCAAGCGGGTGTCCACCAGGAAGTGGCAGAGCACGCCGCGTGTGACCACCGGTCCGGCCCCGTTTTCCAGCGTGCCGAACGCGGCAGCGGTCGCCATGGCAGCCACCTTGACCCAGCAACAGCAGCCAACTCCAG GGACCCAGGCACCCTTGGGAGGAGGGTTCGGAAACCCCTTTGCCACAGCGGTGGGCACTAGTTTGGGCTCGACCACGTTGGGAG GTTTTGGTGCAGGGCCAGGATTTGGTGGGGTGGGGACTGGGGGTTCTTCTTTTGCCTTCACCACCACCACTAAGCCCACAGGAGGCAGTCTGAGTGCAG GTTTTGGCGGCAGCAACGCCTCAGGTTTTAACTTCAGCAACCCCGGCATCAACCCGTCGGCCGGCCTGACCTTCGGGGTGTCCAACCAACCCGCCACGGGCTTCGGCACGGGAGCGCCCATGTTGCAGCTCAAGAAGCCCCCCGCCGGTAATAAGCGGGGCAAAAGATAG
- the nup58 gene encoding nucleoporin p58/p45 isoform X1: MDHLSLQQFLLTQTSFCFLFPVRVRYDDVTARVFNSGSRWQSNAPAASTGGFSFGNALGTAAATPASTSSNTPSLGLGGSLFGQKPTGGFSFNSPATGAAAAPTAGLTLGAPASTTSVPTGFSLSFNKPTGSAAPFSLTATTTSATSVPAGAGLTFGSVLSTAPQQPVATGFTLGLGGTTTTTAAATVPSLGGSLFSSTAATGLGQTTLGGAGGGLTLGSLLSTSTGATAAPAPSIGLGGVDFSTSSEKKSDASSGTNAQQKQTFYSDGRDSKALKDENLPPVICQDVENFQKFVKEQKQVQEDISRMSSKAISKVQDDIKTLKQLLSISASGLQRQALAIDKLKLETAQELKNADIALRTQKTPPGLQHENTAPSDYFRCLVEQFEVQLQQYRQQIEELENHLTTQSSGSHITPQDLTMAMQKLYQTFVAQAAHLQSVHENVKILKHQYLSYRRAFLEDATDIFESKRVSTRKWQSTPRVTTGPAPFSSVPNAAAVAMAATLTQQQQPTPGTQAPLGGGFGNPFATAVGTSLGSTTLGGFGAGPGFGGVGTGGSSFAFTTTTKPTGGSLSAGFGGSNASGFNFSNPGINPSAGLTFGVSNQPATGFGTGAPMLQLKKPPAGNKRGKR, from the exons ATGGATCATTTATCATTGCAGCAGTTCTTGTTGACTCAGACATCCTTTTGTTTCCTCTTTCCTGTCCGTGTCAGATACGACGACGTGACAGCACGTGTGTTCAATTCCGGAAGTCGGTGGCAGAGCAA TGCACCCGCGGCAAGTACTGGTGGCTTCTCCTTTGGAAATGCATTGGGTACAGCTGCTGCGACCCCTGCATCTACCTCCAGCAACACACCATCGCTTGGCCTAGGAGGAAGTCTATTTGGTCAGAAACCCACTGGGGGGTTTTCTTTTAATTCACCTGCCACAG GTGCCGCTGCTGCGCCTACTGCTGGTTTAACATTAG GTGCCCCAGCTTCCACGACATCAGTCCCCACTGGGTTTAGCCTGTCCTTCAACAAACCCACCGGCTCCGCCGCACCATTCTCTCTCACCGCAACTACCACCAGCGCCACATCAGTACCCGCTGGAGCAGGTTTAACATTCGGCTCCGTCTTGTCGACGGCGCCACAGCAACCCGTGGCAACAGGCTTCACGCTCGGCCTCGGCGGCACAACCACCACGACTGCTGCCGCAACAGTGCCGTCACTGGGCGGGAGCCTTTTTTCCAGCACTGCGGCTACAG GTTTGGGGCAAACCACGCTTGGAGGAGCAGGCGGAGGGTTAACATTAGGTTCTTTATTAAGCACGTCAACAGGAGCCACGGCAGCACCTGCTCCCAGTATTGGCTTGGGTGGGGTGGACTTCAGTACGTCCTCTGAGAAAAAGAGTGACGCATCATCTGGAACCAATGCCCA gcagaaacaaactttttattcTGATGGAAG GGACAGTAAAGCTTTAAAGGATGAGAACCTGCCCCCAGTCATTTGTCAAGATGTTGAGAATTTCCA aaAATTTGTCAAAGAGCAGAAGCAGGTTCAGGAGGACATCAGCAGGATGTCATCTAAGGCAATATCCAAAGTGCAAGATGACATCAAGACCCTCAAACAGCTTCTGTCTATCAGTGCCAGCGGCCTGCAGCGCCAAGCTTTGGCCATTGACAAGCTGAAGCTGGAGACGGCACAg GAGCTGAAAAATGCTGACATAGCCCTTCGTACACAAAAGACACCCCCGGGTCTTCAGCATGAGAACACAGCGCCGTCTGA cTATTTTCGCTGCCTGGTGGAGCAGTTTGAGGTGCAGCTGCAGCAGTACCGGCAGCAAATAGAAGAGCTGGAGAACCACCTGACCACACAGAGTAGTGGCTCTCACATAACCCCTCAAG ACCTGACTATGGCCATGCAGAAGTTGTACCAGACCTTCGTTGCACAGGCTGCCCACCTCCAGTCTGTCCACGAGAATGTAAAG ATCCTGAAGCACCAGTACCTTTCTTACCGCCGAGCCTTCCTGGAAGACGCGACAGACATCTTTGAATCCAAGCGGGTGTCCACCAGGAAGTGGCAGAGCACGCCGCGTGTGACCACCGGTCCGGCCCCGTTTTCCAGCGTGCCGAACGCGGCAGCGGTCGCCATGGCAGCCACCTTGACCCAGCAACAGCAGCCAACTCCAG GGACCCAGGCACCCTTGGGAGGAGGGTTCGGAAACCCCTTTGCCACAGCGGTGGGCACTAGTTTGGGCTCGACCACGTTGGGAG GTTTTGGTGCAGGGCCAGGATTTGGTGGGGTGGGGACTGGGGGTTCTTCTTTTGCCTTCACCACCACCACTAAGCCCACAGGAGGCAGTCTGAGTGCAG GTTTTGGCGGCAGCAACGCCTCAGGTTTTAACTTCAGCAACCCCGGCATCAACCCGTCGGCCGGCCTGACCTTCGGGGTGTCCAACCAACCCGCCACGGGCTTCGGCACGGGAGCGCCCATGTTGCAGCTCAAGAAGCCCCCCGCCGGTAATAAGCGGGGCAAAAGATAG
- the nup58 gene encoding nucleoporin p58/p45 isoform X4: protein MSGFNFGTGTLGSTNAGGGFTFGTATSAPAASTGGFSFGNALGTAAATPASTSSNTPSLGLGGSLFGQKPTGGFSFNSPATGAAAAPTAGLTLGAPASTTSVPTGFSLSFNKPTGSAAPFSLTATTTSATSVPAGAGLTFGSVLSTAPQQPVATGFTLGLGGTTTTTAAATVPSLGGSLFSSTAATGLGQTTLGGAGGGLTLGSLLSTSTGATAAPAPSIGLGGVDFSTSSEKKSDASSGTNAQDSKALKDENLPPVICQDVENFQKFVKEQKQVQEDISRMSSKAISKVQDDIKTLKQLLSISASGLQRQALAIDKLKLETAQELKNADIALRTQKTPPGLQHENTAPSDYFRCLVEQFEVQLQQYRQQIEELENHLTTQSSGSHITPQDLTMAMQKLYQTFVAQAAHLQSVHENVKILKHQYLSYRRAFLEDATDIFESKRVSTRKWQSTPRVTTGPAPFSSVPNAAAVAMAATLTQQQQPTPGTQAPLGGGFGNPFATAVGTSLGSTTLGGFGAGPGFGGVGTGGSSFAFTTTTKPTGGSLSAGFGGSNASGFNFSNPGINPSAGLTFGVSNQPATGFGTGAPMLQLKKPPAGNKRGKR, encoded by the exons ATGTCTGGATTTAATTTCGGGACGGGAACTCTTGGTTCCACCAACGCGGGAGGAGGGTTTACATTCGGAACTGCAACCAG TGCACCCGCGGCAAGTACTGGTGGCTTCTCCTTTGGAAATGCATTGGGTACAGCTGCTGCGACCCCTGCATCTACCTCCAGCAACACACCATCGCTTGGCCTAGGAGGAAGTCTATTTGGTCAGAAACCCACTGGGGGGTTTTCTTTTAATTCACCTGCCACAG GTGCCGCTGCTGCGCCTACTGCTGGTTTAACATTAG GTGCCCCAGCTTCCACGACATCAGTCCCCACTGGGTTTAGCCTGTCCTTCAACAAACCCACCGGCTCCGCCGCACCATTCTCTCTCACCGCAACTACCACCAGCGCCACATCAGTACCCGCTGGAGCAGGTTTAACATTCGGCTCCGTCTTGTCGACGGCGCCACAGCAACCCGTGGCAACAGGCTTCACGCTCGGCCTCGGCGGCACAACCACCACGACTGCTGCCGCAACAGTGCCGTCACTGGGCGGGAGCCTTTTTTCCAGCACTGCGGCTACAG GTTTGGGGCAAACCACGCTTGGAGGAGCAGGCGGAGGGTTAACATTAGGTTCTTTATTAAGCACGTCAACAGGAGCCACGGCAGCACCTGCTCCCAGTATTGGCTTGGGTGGGGTGGACTTCAGTACGTCCTCTGAGAAAAAGAGTGACGCATCATCTGGAACCAATGCCCA GGACAGTAAAGCTTTAAAGGATGAGAACCTGCCCCCAGTCATTTGTCAAGATGTTGAGAATTTCCA aaAATTTGTCAAAGAGCAGAAGCAGGTTCAGGAGGACATCAGCAGGATGTCATCTAAGGCAATATCCAAAGTGCAAGATGACATCAAGACCCTCAAACAGCTTCTGTCTATCAGTGCCAGCGGCCTGCAGCGCCAAGCTTTGGCCATTGACAAGCTGAAGCTGGAGACGGCACAg GAGCTGAAAAATGCTGACATAGCCCTTCGTACACAAAAGACACCCCCGGGTCTTCAGCATGAGAACACAGCGCCGTCTGA cTATTTTCGCTGCCTGGTGGAGCAGTTTGAGGTGCAGCTGCAGCAGTACCGGCAGCAAATAGAAGAGCTGGAGAACCACCTGACCACACAGAGTAGTGGCTCTCACATAACCCCTCAAG ACCTGACTATGGCCATGCAGAAGTTGTACCAGACCTTCGTTGCACAGGCTGCCCACCTCCAGTCTGTCCACGAGAATGTAAAG ATCCTGAAGCACCAGTACCTTTCTTACCGCCGAGCCTTCCTGGAAGACGCGACAGACATCTTTGAATCCAAGCGGGTGTCCACCAGGAAGTGGCAGAGCACGCCGCGTGTGACCACCGGTCCGGCCCCGTTTTCCAGCGTGCCGAACGCGGCAGCGGTCGCCATGGCAGCCACCTTGACCCAGCAACAGCAGCCAACTCCAG GGACCCAGGCACCCTTGGGAGGAGGGTTCGGAAACCCCTTTGCCACAGCGGTGGGCACTAGTTTGGGCTCGACCACGTTGGGAG GTTTTGGTGCAGGGCCAGGATTTGGTGGGGTGGGGACTGGGGGTTCTTCTTTTGCCTTCACCACCACCACTAAGCCCACAGGAGGCAGTCTGAGTGCAG GTTTTGGCGGCAGCAACGCCTCAGGTTTTAACTTCAGCAACCCCGGCATCAACCCGTCGGCCGGCCTGACCTTCGGGGTGTCCAACCAACCCGCCACGGGCTTCGGCACGGGAGCGCCCATGTTGCAGCTCAAGAAGCCCCCCGCCGGTAATAAGCGGGGCAAAAGATAG
- the nup58 gene encoding nucleoporin p58/p45 isoform X5: protein MDHLSLQQFLLTQTSFCFLFPVRVRYDDVTARVFNSGSRWQSNAPAASTGGFSFGNALGTAAATPASTSSNTPSLGLGGSLFGQKPTGGFSFNSPATGAAAAPTAGLTLGAPASTTSVPTGFSLSFNKPTGSAAPFSLTATTTSATSVPAGAGLTFGSVLSTAPQQPVATGFTLGLGGTTTTTAAATVPSLGGSLFSSTAATGLGQTTLGGAGGGLTLGSLLSTSTGATAAPAPSIGLGGVDFSTSSEKKSDASSGTNAQQKQTFYSDGRDSKALKDENLPPVICQDVENFQKFVKEQKQVQEDISRMSSKAISKVQDDIKTLKQLLSISASGLQRQALAIDKLKLETAQELKNADIALRTQKTPPGLQHENTAPSDYFRCLVEQFEVQLQQYRQQIEELENHLTTQSSGSHITPQDLTMAMQKLYQTFVAQAAHLQSVHENVKILKHQYLSYRRAFLEDATDIFESKRVSTRKWQSTPRVTTGPAPFSSVPNAAAVAMAATLTQQQQPTPGFGAGPGFGGVGTGGSSFAFTTTTKPTGGSLSAGFGGSNASGFNFSNPGINPSAGLTFGVSNQPATGFGTGAPMLQLKKPPAGNKRGKR from the exons ATGGATCATTTATCATTGCAGCAGTTCTTGTTGACTCAGACATCCTTTTGTTTCCTCTTTCCTGTCCGTGTCAGATACGACGACGTGACAGCACGTGTGTTCAATTCCGGAAGTCGGTGGCAGAGCAA TGCACCCGCGGCAAGTACTGGTGGCTTCTCCTTTGGAAATGCATTGGGTACAGCTGCTGCGACCCCTGCATCTACCTCCAGCAACACACCATCGCTTGGCCTAGGAGGAAGTCTATTTGGTCAGAAACCCACTGGGGGGTTTTCTTTTAATTCACCTGCCACAG GTGCCGCTGCTGCGCCTACTGCTGGTTTAACATTAG GTGCCCCAGCTTCCACGACATCAGTCCCCACTGGGTTTAGCCTGTCCTTCAACAAACCCACCGGCTCCGCCGCACCATTCTCTCTCACCGCAACTACCACCAGCGCCACATCAGTACCCGCTGGAGCAGGTTTAACATTCGGCTCCGTCTTGTCGACGGCGCCACAGCAACCCGTGGCAACAGGCTTCACGCTCGGCCTCGGCGGCACAACCACCACGACTGCTGCCGCAACAGTGCCGTCACTGGGCGGGAGCCTTTTTTCCAGCACTGCGGCTACAG GTTTGGGGCAAACCACGCTTGGAGGAGCAGGCGGAGGGTTAACATTAGGTTCTTTATTAAGCACGTCAACAGGAGCCACGGCAGCACCTGCTCCCAGTATTGGCTTGGGTGGGGTGGACTTCAGTACGTCCTCTGAGAAAAAGAGTGACGCATCATCTGGAACCAATGCCCA gcagaaacaaactttttattcTGATGGAAG GGACAGTAAAGCTTTAAAGGATGAGAACCTGCCCCCAGTCATTTGTCAAGATGTTGAGAATTTCCA aaAATTTGTCAAAGAGCAGAAGCAGGTTCAGGAGGACATCAGCAGGATGTCATCTAAGGCAATATCCAAAGTGCAAGATGACATCAAGACCCTCAAACAGCTTCTGTCTATCAGTGCCAGCGGCCTGCAGCGCCAAGCTTTGGCCATTGACAAGCTGAAGCTGGAGACGGCACAg GAGCTGAAAAATGCTGACATAGCCCTTCGTACACAAAAGACACCCCCGGGTCTTCAGCATGAGAACACAGCGCCGTCTGA cTATTTTCGCTGCCTGGTGGAGCAGTTTGAGGTGCAGCTGCAGCAGTACCGGCAGCAAATAGAAGAGCTGGAGAACCACCTGACCACACAGAGTAGTGGCTCTCACATAACCCCTCAAG ACCTGACTATGGCCATGCAGAAGTTGTACCAGACCTTCGTTGCACAGGCTGCCCACCTCCAGTCTGTCCACGAGAATGTAAAG ATCCTGAAGCACCAGTACCTTTCTTACCGCCGAGCCTTCCTGGAAGACGCGACAGACATCTTTGAATCCAAGCGGGTGTCCACCAGGAAGTGGCAGAGCACGCCGCGTGTGACCACCGGTCCGGCCCCGTTTTCCAGCGTGCCGAACGCGGCAGCGGTCGCCATGGCAGCCACCTTGACCCAGCAACAGCAGCCAACTCCAG GTTTTGGTGCAGGGCCAGGATTTGGTGGGGTGGGGACTGGGGGTTCTTCTTTTGCCTTCACCACCACCACTAAGCCCACAGGAGGCAGTCTGAGTGCAG GTTTTGGCGGCAGCAACGCCTCAGGTTTTAACTTCAGCAACCCCGGCATCAACCCGTCGGCCGGCCTGACCTTCGGGGTGTCCAACCAACCCGCCACGGGCTTCGGCACGGGAGCGCCCATGTTGCAGCTCAAGAAGCCCCCCGCCGGTAATAAGCGGGGCAAAAGATAG
- the nup58 gene encoding nucleoporin p58/p45 isoform X8, with amino-acid sequence MSGFNFGTGTLGSTNAGGGFTFGTATSAPAASTGGFSFGNALGTAAATPASTSSNTPSLGLGGSLFGQKPTGGFSFNSPATGAAAAPTAGLTLGAPASTTSVPTGFSLSFNKPTGSAAPFSLTATTTSATSVPAGAGLTFGSVLSTAPQQPVATGFTLGLGGTTTTTAAATVPSLGGSLFSSTAATGLGQTTLGGAGGGLTLGSLLSTSTGATAAPAPSIGLGGVDFSTSSEKKSDASSGTNAQDSKALKDENLPPVICQDVENFQKFVKEQKQVQEDISRMSSKAISKVQDDIKTLKQLLSISASGLQRQALAIDKLKLETAQELKNADIALRTQKTPPGLQHENTAPSDYFRCLVEQFEVQLQQYRQQIEELENHLTTQSSGSHITPQDLTMAMQKLYQTFVAQAAHLQSVHENVKILKHQYLSYRRAFLEDATDIFESKRVSTRKWQSTPRVTTGPAPFSSVPNAAAVAMAATLTQQQQPTPGTQAPLGGGFGNPFATAVGTSLGSTTLGGFGGSNASGFNFSNPGINPSAGLTFGVSNQPATGFGTGAPMLQLKKPPAGNKRGKR; translated from the exons ATGTCTGGATTTAATTTCGGGACGGGAACTCTTGGTTCCACCAACGCGGGAGGAGGGTTTACATTCGGAACTGCAACCAG TGCACCCGCGGCAAGTACTGGTGGCTTCTCCTTTGGAAATGCATTGGGTACAGCTGCTGCGACCCCTGCATCTACCTCCAGCAACACACCATCGCTTGGCCTAGGAGGAAGTCTATTTGGTCAGAAACCCACTGGGGGGTTTTCTTTTAATTCACCTGCCACAG GTGCCGCTGCTGCGCCTACTGCTGGTTTAACATTAG GTGCCCCAGCTTCCACGACATCAGTCCCCACTGGGTTTAGCCTGTCCTTCAACAAACCCACCGGCTCCGCCGCACCATTCTCTCTCACCGCAACTACCACCAGCGCCACATCAGTACCCGCTGGAGCAGGTTTAACATTCGGCTCCGTCTTGTCGACGGCGCCACAGCAACCCGTGGCAACAGGCTTCACGCTCGGCCTCGGCGGCACAACCACCACGACTGCTGCCGCAACAGTGCCGTCACTGGGCGGGAGCCTTTTTTCCAGCACTGCGGCTACAG GTTTGGGGCAAACCACGCTTGGAGGAGCAGGCGGAGGGTTAACATTAGGTTCTTTATTAAGCACGTCAACAGGAGCCACGGCAGCACCTGCTCCCAGTATTGGCTTGGGTGGGGTGGACTTCAGTACGTCCTCTGAGAAAAAGAGTGACGCATCATCTGGAACCAATGCCCA GGACAGTAAAGCTTTAAAGGATGAGAACCTGCCCCCAGTCATTTGTCAAGATGTTGAGAATTTCCA aaAATTTGTCAAAGAGCAGAAGCAGGTTCAGGAGGACATCAGCAGGATGTCATCTAAGGCAATATCCAAAGTGCAAGATGACATCAAGACCCTCAAACAGCTTCTGTCTATCAGTGCCAGCGGCCTGCAGCGCCAAGCTTTGGCCATTGACAAGCTGAAGCTGGAGACGGCACAg GAGCTGAAAAATGCTGACATAGCCCTTCGTACACAAAAGACACCCCCGGGTCTTCAGCATGAGAACACAGCGCCGTCTGA cTATTTTCGCTGCCTGGTGGAGCAGTTTGAGGTGCAGCTGCAGCAGTACCGGCAGCAAATAGAAGAGCTGGAGAACCACCTGACCACACAGAGTAGTGGCTCTCACATAACCCCTCAAG ACCTGACTATGGCCATGCAGAAGTTGTACCAGACCTTCGTTGCACAGGCTGCCCACCTCCAGTCTGTCCACGAGAATGTAAAG ATCCTGAAGCACCAGTACCTTTCTTACCGCCGAGCCTTCCTGGAAGACGCGACAGACATCTTTGAATCCAAGCGGGTGTCCACCAGGAAGTGGCAGAGCACGCCGCGTGTGACCACCGGTCCGGCCCCGTTTTCCAGCGTGCCGAACGCGGCAGCGGTCGCCATGGCAGCCACCTTGACCCAGCAACAGCAGCCAACTCCAG GGACCCAGGCACCCTTGGGAGGAGGGTTCGGAAACCCCTTTGCCACAGCGGTGGGCACTAGTTTGGGCTCGACCACGTTGGGAG GTTTTGGCGGCAGCAACGCCTCAGGTTTTAACTTCAGCAACCCCGGCATCAACCCGTCGGCCGGCCTGACCTTCGGGGTGTCCAACCAACCCGCCACGGGCTTCGGCACGGGAGCGCCCATGTTGCAGCTCAAGAAGCCCCCCGCCGGTAATAAGCGGGGCAAAAGATAG
- the nup58 gene encoding nucleoporin p58/p45 isoform X3, with product MSGFNFGTGTLGSTNAGGGFTFGTATSAPAASTGGFSFGNALGTAAATPASTSSNTPSLGLGGSLFGQKPTGGFSFNSPATGAAAAPTAGLTLGAPASTTSVPTGFSLSFNKPTGSAAPFSLTATTTSATSVPAGAGLTFGSVLSTAPQQPVATGFTLGLGGTTTTTAAATVPSLGGSLFSSTAATGLGQTTLGGAGGGLTLGSLLSTSTGATAAPAPSIGLGGVDFSTSSEKKSDASSGTNAQQKQTFYSDGRDSKALKDENLPPVICQDVENFQKFVKEQKQVQEDISRMSSKAISKVQDDIKTLKQLLSISASGLQRQALAIDKLKLETAQELKNADIALRTQKTPPGLQHENTAPSDYFRCLVEQFEVQLQQYRQQIEELENHLTTQSSGSHITPQDLTMAMQKLYQTFVAQAAHLQSVHENVKILKHQYLSYRRAFLEDATDIFESKRVSTRKWQSTPRVTTGPAPFSSVPNAAAVAMAATLTQQQQPTPGTQAPLGGGFGNPFATAVGTSLGSTTLGGFGAGPGFGGVGTGGSSFAFTTTTKPTGGSLSAGFGGSNASGFNFSNPGINPSAGLTFGVSNQPATGFGTGAPMLQLKKPPAGNKRGKR from the exons ATGTCTGGATTTAATTTCGGGACGGGAACTCTTGGTTCCACCAACGCGGGAGGAGGGTTTACATTCGGAACTGCAACCAG TGCACCCGCGGCAAGTACTGGTGGCTTCTCCTTTGGAAATGCATTGGGTACAGCTGCTGCGACCCCTGCATCTACCTCCAGCAACACACCATCGCTTGGCCTAGGAGGAAGTCTATTTGGTCAGAAACCCACTGGGGGGTTTTCTTTTAATTCACCTGCCACAG GTGCCGCTGCTGCGCCTACTGCTGGTTTAACATTAG GTGCCCCAGCTTCCACGACATCAGTCCCCACTGGGTTTAGCCTGTCCTTCAACAAACCCACCGGCTCCGCCGCACCATTCTCTCTCACCGCAACTACCACCAGCGCCACATCAGTACCCGCTGGAGCAGGTTTAACATTCGGCTCCGTCTTGTCGACGGCGCCACAGCAACCCGTGGCAACAGGCTTCACGCTCGGCCTCGGCGGCACAACCACCACGACTGCTGCCGCAACAGTGCCGTCACTGGGCGGGAGCCTTTTTTCCAGCACTGCGGCTACAG GTTTGGGGCAAACCACGCTTGGAGGAGCAGGCGGAGGGTTAACATTAGGTTCTTTATTAAGCACGTCAACAGGAGCCACGGCAGCACCTGCTCCCAGTATTGGCTTGGGTGGGGTGGACTTCAGTACGTCCTCTGAGAAAAAGAGTGACGCATCATCTGGAACCAATGCCCA gcagaaacaaactttttattcTGATGGAAG GGACAGTAAAGCTTTAAAGGATGAGAACCTGCCCCCAGTCATTTGTCAAGATGTTGAGAATTTCCA aaAATTTGTCAAAGAGCAGAAGCAGGTTCAGGAGGACATCAGCAGGATGTCATCTAAGGCAATATCCAAAGTGCAAGATGACATCAAGACCCTCAAACAGCTTCTGTCTATCAGTGCCAGCGGCCTGCAGCGCCAAGCTTTGGCCATTGACAAGCTGAAGCTGGAGACGGCACAg GAGCTGAAAAATGCTGACATAGCCCTTCGTACACAAAAGACACCCCCGGGTCTTCAGCATGAGAACACAGCGCCGTCTGA cTATTTTCGCTGCCTGGTGGAGCAGTTTGAGGTGCAGCTGCAGCAGTACCGGCAGCAAATAGAAGAGCTGGAGAACCACCTGACCACACAGAGTAGTGGCTCTCACATAACCCCTCAAG ACCTGACTATGGCCATGCAGAAGTTGTACCAGACCTTCGTTGCACAGGCTGCCCACCTCCAGTCTGTCCACGAGAATGTAAAG ATCCTGAAGCACCAGTACCTTTCTTACCGCCGAGCCTTCCTGGAAGACGCGACAGACATCTTTGAATCCAAGCGGGTGTCCACCAGGAAGTGGCAGAGCACGCCGCGTGTGACCACCGGTCCGGCCCCGTTTTCCAGCGTGCCGAACGCGGCAGCGGTCGCCATGGCAGCCACCTTGACCCAGCAACAGCAGCCAACTCCAG GGACCCAGGCACCCTTGGGAGGAGGGTTCGGAAACCCCTTTGCCACAGCGGTGGGCACTAGTTTGGGCTCGACCACGTTGGGAG GTTTTGGTGCAGGGCCAGGATTTGGTGGGGTGGGGACTGGGGGTTCTTCTTTTGCCTTCACCACCACCACTAAGCCCACAGGAGGCAGTCTGAGTGCAG GTTTTGGCGGCAGCAACGCCTCAGGTTTTAACTTCAGCAACCCCGGCATCAACCCGTCGGCCGGCCTGACCTTCGGGGTGTCCAACCAACCCGCCACGGGCTTCGGCACGGGAGCGCCCATGTTGCAGCTCAAGAAGCCCCCCGCCGGTAATAAGCGGGGCAAAAGATAG